A region of Sulfitobacter faviae DNA encodes the following proteins:
- a CDS encoding TetR family transcriptional regulator C-terminal domain-containing protein gives MPESTAKKPSRIQQRNRRVILDAALEVFSKHGYRGATLDQIAAEAGLSKPNILYYFNGKEDIHVTLLSQLMETWLDPLVELDPEGDPRREILDYVERKLTMSRELPRESRLFANEILQGAPRIEPELHSHLKPLFDEKCAVIAGWVAAGKLPALDPQHLIFSIWATTQHYADFEAQAQILLGAETDPRPRAQAHLQAMFGALLDQPAPAPNG, from the coding sequence TTGCCCGAAAGCACCGCCAAGAAACCCAGCCGCATCCAGCAGCGCAACCGCCGGGTGATTCTGGATGCCGCGCTCGAAGTCTTTTCCAAACACGGCTACCGGGGTGCCACGCTGGATCAGATCGCCGCCGAGGCTGGGCTGAGCAAACCGAATATTCTCTATTACTTCAATGGCAAAGAAGACATTCACGTCACTTTGCTGTCGCAGCTGATGGAAACATGGCTCGACCCGCTGGTGGAACTGGACCCCGAAGGCGACCCCCGGCGCGAGATTTTGGACTATGTCGAACGCAAGCTGACCATGTCGCGCGAATTGCCGCGCGAGAGCCGTCTTTTCGCCAATGAAATCCTGCAAGGTGCCCCGCGGATCGAGCCGGAATTGCACAGCCATCTCAAACCCCTGTTCGATGAGAAATGCGCCGTGATCGCGGGCTGGGTGGCGGCGGGAAAACTGCCCGCGCTGGACCCGCAGCACCTGATATTCTCGATCTGGGCGACGACCCAGCACTACGCGGATTTCGAGGCGCAGGCGCAAATCCTGCTCGGTGCCGAGACCGACCCCCGCCCCCGCGCGCAGGCCCATCTTCAGGCGATGTTCGGCGCGCTTTTGGACCAGCCCGCGCCAGCGCCAAACGGTTAA
- a CDS encoding ABC transporter ATP-binding protein, translated as MNDSQSVISASNLDLTFQTNDGPVHALKDVNLEIHKGDFVSFIGPSGCGKTTFLRVMADLEQPTGGSVTINGVSPEEARKSRAYGYVFQAAGLYPWRTIGGNIRLPLEIMGVPRAEQDQRVKRVLDLVELSGFEKKFPWQLSGGMQQRASIARALSFDADILLMDEPFGALDEIVRDHLNEQLLKLWARTEKTIAFVTHSIPEAVYLSTKIVVMSPRPGRIADVIESPLPRERPLEIRETPEFLEIAHRVREGLRAGHGDD; from the coding sequence GTGAATGACAGCCAGAGCGTGATCAGCGCCAGCAATCTTGACCTGACCTTTCAAACCAATGACGGGCCGGTCCACGCGTTGAAAGACGTGAACCTCGAGATCCACAAGGGAGATTTCGTCAGTTTCATCGGCCCCTCGGGCTGCGGCAAGACGACCTTTCTGAGGGTCATGGCCGACCTCGAGCAGCCCACGGGCGGCAGCGTGACCATCAACGGTGTCTCGCCCGAGGAAGCGCGTAAATCGCGGGCCTATGGTTACGTCTTTCAGGCGGCAGGGCTTTACCCATGGCGCACCATCGGCGGCAACATCCGTCTGCCGCTGGAGATCATGGGCGTGCCCCGGGCCGAGCAGGATCAGCGGGTGAAACGGGTGCTCGACCTTGTGGAGCTTTCGGGGTTCGAGAAGAAGTTTCCCTGGCAGCTTTCGGGCGGGATGCAGCAGCGTGCCTCCATCGCGCGGGCGCTGTCCTTCGATGCCGACATCCTGCTGATGGACGAACCTTTCGGCGCGCTGGACGAGATCGTGCGCGACCACCTCAACGAGCAGCTCTTGAAGCTCTGGGCGCGGACCGAAAAGACCATTGCCTTCGTCACCCATTCGATCCCCGAGGCGGTGTATCTCAGCACCAAGATCGTGGTGATGAGCCCGCGCCCGGGACGGATCGCCGACGTGATCGAAAGCCCGCTGCCGCGCGAACGGCCTTTGGAGATTCGCGAGACGCCGGAATTCCTCGAGATCGCGCACCGCGTGCGCGAGGGGCTGCGCGCCGGGCATGGGGACGATTGA
- the hydA gene encoding dihydropyrimidinase — MSKVIKGGMVCTADRTWKADVLIEGEKIKRIGEDLTGDEYIDAEGAYVIPGGIDPHTHLEMPFMGTTAAETFESGTWAAAVGGTTMVVDFCLPGANGSIKNAINEWHRKSAPQICSDIGYHMAVTGWDETVFNEMKDAVDMGVNSFKHFMAYKGALMIEDDEMFASFKRCAELGALPMVHAENGDLVAELQQKYFDQGITGPEGHAYSRPPELEGEAANRAITIADTAGVPLYIVHVSCEQTHEAIRRARQKGMRVYGEPLIQFLTLDESEYFNTDWDHAARRVMSPPFRSKDHQDSLWAGLQSGSLQVVATDHAAFSTEQKRAGRDDFRIIPNGSNGLEERLAVLWTEGVETGRLTPNEFVATTSTNIAKILNIYPQKGAIVEGADADIVVWDPKITKTISPANHHSVLDYNVFEGFEVKAQSRYTLSRGEVIWAWGQNSQPQPGRGRFVPRPAFPSANVALSKWKELNSPKMIKRDPLNIPAGI, encoded by the coding sequence ATGAGCAAGGTAATCAAGGGTGGCATGGTCTGCACGGCGGACCGGACGTGGAAAGCCGACGTGCTGATCGAGGGAGAGAAGATTAAGCGCATCGGCGAGGACCTTACGGGTGACGAATACATCGACGCGGAAGGCGCCTATGTGATCCCCGGCGGGATTGATCCGCATACGCATCTAGAGATGCCCTTCATGGGCACCACGGCGGCTGAGACCTTTGAGTCCGGCACATGGGCCGCGGCGGTGGGTGGCACCACGATGGTGGTCGACTTCTGCCTGCCCGGCGCGAATGGCAGTATCAAGAACGCGATCAACGAATGGCACCGCAAGTCGGCGCCGCAGATCTGCTCGGACATCGGCTATCACATGGCCGTCACCGGCTGGGACGAGACCGTCTTTAACGAGATGAAAGACGCGGTCGACATGGGGGTGAACAGCTTCAAGCACTTCATGGCCTACAAGGGCGCGCTGATGATCGAGGATGACGAGATGTTCGCCTCCTTCAAGCGCTGTGCCGAGTTGGGCGCGCTGCCGATGGTCCATGCCGAGAACGGCGATCTGGTGGCCGAGTTGCAGCAGAAGTATTTCGATCAGGGCATCACCGGGCCGGAGGGCCACGCCTATTCCCGCCCGCCGGAGCTCGAGGGCGAGGCCGCGAACCGCGCCATCACCATCGCCGATACGGCGGGCGTGCCGCTTTATATCGTGCATGTGTCTTGCGAGCAGACCCATGAGGCAATCCGCCGGGCGCGGCAGAAGGGGATGCGGGTTTACGGCGAGCCGTTGATCCAGTTCCTGACGCTGGACGAGTCTGAGTATTTCAACACCGATTGGGACCATGCCGCGCGCCGCGTCATGTCGCCGCCGTTCCGCTCGAAAGACCATCAAGACAGCCTCTGGGCCGGTTTGCAATCGGGCAGCCTACAGGTGGTGGCGACCGACCACGCCGCCTTTTCGACCGAGCAGAAACGCGCGGGGCGTGACGATTTCCGGATCATTCCCAACGGCTCGAACGGGCTGGAGGAGCGTCTTGCGGTGCTCTGGACCGAAGGGGTGGAAACGGGCCGCCTGACCCCGAACGAGTTCGTCGCCACGACCTCGACCAATATCGCCAAGATCCTGAACATCTATCCGCAGAAGGGTGCCATCGTCGAAGGGGCGGATGCCGATATCGTGGTCTGGGACCCGAAGATCACCAAGACGATCAGCCCGGCGAACCATCATTCGGTGCTGGATTACAACGTCTTTGAGGGCTTCGAGGTCAAGGCGCAGAGCCGCTATACCCTGAGCCGCGGCGAGGTGATCTGGGCTTGGGGTCAGAACAGCCAGCCGCAGCCCGGCCGGGGCCGTTTCGTGCCGCGCCCGGCCTTCCCGAGCGCCAACGTCGCCCTCAGCAAATGGAAGGAACTCAACAGCCCCAAGATGATCAAGCGCGATCCTCTCAACATTCCGGCGGGGATCTGA